A single window of Terriglobia bacterium DNA harbors:
- a CDS encoding FAD-binding oxidoreductase → MFDLTIVGGGIIGATAFYLARRQRPDWRILLLDRSLVGKGASAYSAGLDFPYGRTPWQKQLSDASVRMYADFKQDLPHLALRSLPFVGVVKKQNLEQVLERFTCKAVHCADKTERDLLFSIFPDLKVGDDQEILVGAQGAVGFVDQIVSLLINEAANPPGGHCWEGVAVSQVRAKDSGHELDCGDGRRIQSCRVLVATGPWALNGPESSQAHAAGVRIKKVAALHVLREPTPNAPVVYFFDEDAFLLPVLEGKKWILSFTSREWDCSPDQGNLLIRPEERAEALSILARYCPSWVEECCGGRVFCDAYTPDWAPFVRSTGKNIVLAGACSGAGFRIAPAVAQTALQLFSGYINAGEV, encoded by the coding sequence GACCTAACTATCGTAGGAGGCGGCATAATTGGCGCAACCGCCTTCTATCTGGCCCGCCGCCAGAGGCCGGATTGGCGCATACTTCTGTTGGACCGATCGCTAGTTGGAAAGGGCGCCAGCGCGTACTCTGCCGGTCTCGATTTTCCTTACGGACGCACCCCGTGGCAGAAGCAGCTATCGGATGCAAGCGTAAGAATGTATGCGGACTTCAAACAAGATCTTCCGCATCTGGCGCTCAGGTCTCTGCCATTTGTAGGCGTTGTAAAAAAACAAAACCTGGAGCAGGTGCTTGAACGCTTTACCTGCAAAGCGGTGCACTGCGCGGACAAGACAGAGCGGGACCTGCTGTTCTCTATTTTCCCCGATCTCAAGGTCGGCGATGACCAGGAAATCCTCGTCGGGGCCCAGGGCGCAGTTGGTTTTGTTGACCAGATTGTCTCCTTGCTGATAAATGAAGCCGCTAATCCTCCCGGCGGACACTGCTGGGAGGGAGTTGCAGTATCGCAGGTGCGCGCCAAGGACAGCGGCCATGAACTGGATTGCGGAGACGGCCGTCGCATTCAGAGTTGTCGTGTTCTGGTTGCGACTGGGCCCTGGGCGTTAAATGGTCCGGAAAGCTCCCAGGCACACGCAGCCGGCGTGAGAATCAAGAAAGTGGCTGCGCTGCATGTGCTTCGTGAGCCAACTCCCAATGCGCCGGTGGTGTACTTCTTTGATGAGGATGCCTTCCTGCTGCCGGTGTTGGAAGGTAAAAAGTGGATATTGAGCTTTACCTCACGTGAATGGGATTGTTCTCCGGACCAGGGCAATTTATTGATCAGGCCGGAGGAGAGGGCCGAAGCATTGTCGATTCTGGCGCGCTATTGTCCCTCATGGGTGGAGGAGTGTTGCGGCGGCCGCGTATTCTGCGATGCTTACACTCCGGATTGGGCGCCTTTTGTGCGCTCGACAGGAAAGAATATCGTTCTTGCCGGTGCTTGTTCTGGCGCCGGTTTTCGCATTGCCCC